Part of the Bacillus cabrialesii genome is shown below.
CTCCGTCTTGCCATATTCCGTTATCTTTTTTCCAGGGCCCCACATTTCCTTGGTTCATATGAATATCATGTATACCATTACTAGGTGAAAAATTAAAATACTTATCTGGCTTATTTTCCTTTGGCCCCCATTTATCCCCGAAAGCATATATTATAGGCTGACGTATCAATAGCTTGCTTAAAATAATGCTGAATTTTTTCATTTAAATCGTTATCTGGACCCTCTGCATCAGCCGGTAGGGGAATCATTTTACTAGGATCTAATAAATTTCCCCTTATATAATCAAGCCCGATGTCGAGATTATTATTCTTTATAGAAGTAAAACCAAATTCTAAATCAGGTAACTTTGTAATGTCTTCTGAGTTGAAATCTTCACCAACAAAATATAGTACTTCTGAAGGGTGAGCCTGGGATTTTATATTAATGGCTATTCGATATTTAGTACCCTCCTCATCCTGGATAAGTACTTGAAAATGAGGCTTGTCTCCTCTTCCTATCATAGTTTCGACTGCTTTACCCTTTAAAACCCCATATTTTTTAAAGGCAACTTTCATTCCCCTGTTTCATAAATTAAATAAATTTATTTAATGCTTATAGTGTCCTCCAAACTATTCTTCCCGAGTATCTCTAGATTATGTTACTTTACTCGGGAAGCGCAGCAGATGAGCTTTGTTATTTAATGATGTAAAGGGTTTCATTTTAAGGTGTAAATCGATAAAAACATCAGTAAGCCCCATGACTTCGAAAGAAAATCTGGAGCATATATCATATAGTATGGCTAGAGTTAATTTATTTTTGACCACATTCTGACCACCAAACGTATAGAATGGTATATTATTTCATTTTATTTTCAGCTAATAAAATTGATTAAACCTTGATAGAACAATACTTGTTTTATTTTGTGTTTCTCCATATTATCTGCCTAAATAAAAGAGCGTAAAAAATACGGTCTAAAAGTTGATTATTGTGGAAAAGCGTAAGGAAAAGTGCCCTACCCAATGCTCATAATTTTGCTCATAGACATTTTTTCTTCTATTTTAAAATATTTTAAGTGAAAGATGAAAAGCCTATAATATCAGTGATTTTATAAACCTATTTTCTTCTATAATATAAATATACCTTGATGAACGGGCGGCATGATGCTATCATCATAAACCCCTGAAAAATAGGGGTTTTTAAGTGGATAAAAGAAAAATGCTCATACTTTTGCTAATAGTAGCAAAAATAATCACGTACGTATTCGCCCATCGGACCAGCTACGTTGGTGAATTAATTCTTCCTGCCCGATGAGAACTACCGTCATACTAATTCCCGAGTGATCCGTCGATCCGTCCGATTGTTCCCCGTGCTTTGCTATTCAAAAAAAGTGACCGCTTCCCAGTGGAATACCGAAAAACGGTCTCAGTCTCAGGGATAATAGTGGTCGGTTGCGTCAGTCGTGCAACCCCGAAGAAGAACATGCGCTCACTTCAGCGACAATGACAATCGAGGAGCGAGGATACGTTATATCATGGACGTTCATGATTCGATAATTGTCCACTCTATCATCAAATCGAAACACATCCACCATTAGTCGCATAAAGGCAATGTACTGGATAGCTGCAACCACAAGAACTACAACCACAGTGACAAACCAATCCATCAACCAGCTTAGGATTTGGTTTAGCTCGCGGGGAAGCGGAGTCTCTAACTGGACATCAATCTTTTGAGGATCAATGTATACGGATGGTATAAGCATCACGCTGGATTGCCCTTCGCTTGGGGAATCGGAAAGCACGCTAATACTCCATTCCGTGTGCGCGTCCATGATCGACATAGAATACCCTACCGTTTCTTTGATAATCGTGTTTTTCAAGATAGGATCCCGAAGCCCCGCCGTTAAGCTGCCCCCTCCGCCAACGGTGACCGGAGCCGCAATACCGTTACGCACGACTTGAATATCTCCGATTTCCGTTTTGAAGTAATTTTCAACACTTGCGTATAACGAGCCCCCCTTAGATTTTTTAGACTTATCCCCCGATCTCCGGTGAGGCGTAGCTAGGACATTCAAGGCCGCCTCGCTGAAGGCGAGGGAAATCCAGCGTCGAGCATCCGGTATCGTTTTTTTCATCCGGGGAGGAAAAGCAATATCCTCCCTACAAATACACGGCGGTGGGAAATGATGCGATATAAGCGTGAACAAAGGGAGCAGATAACCGACCTCCTCTGAACCAGTGTCTGTATCTACAGTAACCGATCTATACTCGAATCTTCGAAAGATAAGCTCATACCCGTCAGACCGATTCCAAGAGTTGGTCATAGGCGCCTCGACGACCAAAGAGGAGAAGTATTGAGATATCCCTTTACCGGTTCCCGCGATCATGTTCTCAATGGTTTTCTCCAAAAACCGAATTAAAGCATCATTAGTTCCGAAATGTTGGATTACCGACACTGGATCGATGATCCGTGTGTCAATGCCGGGTTCCATCATGCTTCCATCCAGTTTTAACTGGAAGTACGGCGTAACATCCGACCGTCCCACAGCCATGTCTGGATCTGCCAATATGGTAAAAGAAACACGTGTACGGCTGATTCGATGTTCTGTTGTCCCGCTGTCTTTGTATACATCCAAAAAAAGGGCTACGTAGATACGGATTTTCTTCTTCGATACATCGACAAAAACTTGCATCGGTACGTGGTGAGACGGTGTTACCCCGTAATAAAGCTCATCCTGCGTTTCAATTGGATATCTTGAACCGATTTTATTGTAAAGCCCCATCGCAATGCCATCCGCAATACAATACTCGCTAATCCCGACACAGACGGGGGCCTCCACTCTAGCTGATGAAAGCAATTCGTTCGTAACATCGCCCAGCTTCGAAGAAGTTAATAATCTTGATACTGTAACACTCGATTGTTGTATATCCAAACGAGTGTACTTATTTACCTCTTGATCTTCCAGTTGGTACATATGGGTCTGAACTAGAAGAAGTCTGCCATCGGGGGAAACCTGGGAAATTGTTCCGACGTCCTCAGGTGATAGTTTCACTTGATGAACCGTCCTTGCGGTCGTTTTATCCCATATTAACACGACGGCACTCTCGGTTTGCGTTGAAACGAACCAGTTATCGCCAACATTAGAGGGATGAGAATTATGGTAAAAACCGTAGCCTATCTTCCCCTCGTATATCTCACCTATCCTTCCTCCGGTGTCTGCAGACCACCGAATAGTGTCGATTTGCGACTCACCGTATTGAAGACATTCCAATAAGGGGGTATCAATGTATGAAGCTAATATCTCTTGACCATCATGGTCGAACATCATTTTGGTTAAATACTGCCCTTGCGGACTTGGAATCGAAACAATCCGTCTTCCTGAGTCGACCTCGTACACCTCAATGGGGCGATCCAATTTCTTGCTATAAGCAAGTTTCTTCCCATCGAACGAGATCGCAGGGTTTAGACTAAAATCAGCTCCCTGAAATCTCGGTCCGATCGCTTCCCCATTTCTTGCGTCCCAAACCTGAATGTTCCCATCCGAAGAAGTTGACATCAAACGAGACCCATCCGTCCGATTGAATACAATGCTAGTTATGGCGCTTTCATCTGCCTTCCATTGAAGGCCTGTCGGCTCCCCCTTCTCGAGGTCCCAGATTTGAATATATCCCTTCTGATCTCCAATGGCTAACTCATGGTTGTTCAGCGGGCTTACAGCAATGGATTTAACCGAATAAGGCGGATGAAGGACTCGTATCGTATTTCCATTCTCATCGCAATACTGAATCGAGTATGTACTAGGAATGATAATATGTCCATCATTCGTAACCGCCGACTCGCCAAAGTACGCAAGTTCATCCCCATCTCGATCAAATTGCGTTTTGATGCTCCTGTTCTCCAAATCTACGACGGTGATCCGAATGTTCCTTGCCAAAAACATCACTCCTTTTCCGAAACGTTATTAGATACTCTGTTAACATTTTCTTAATACAACATCCTTATTCAGGAATTTGTATTATTTTTTGAGACACCTAAAGGGTATGAAGGAAGTAGGTTAAGGAGGCAGCACATTGAAAATCAAAAGTAAGAAAAACAGGAACATAAATATTCATTGGAGGAACTGCTTGCTTTAAAGAAAAAAGGGTGCTCTTGCCTCTGGAGCATCCCTTTTTGGTATAGAGAGGGAAAAAAAAAGACATGTCTTTTTTCTAATTGAATAAGGAGTTCCGTTCTTTAACCAAAAATCCTTTTCCCAGCCTATACTTTTTAAACATGTATCTACAATTAGTAAGTGCAAACTCGATCTGTTCTTATAAAAGGGCCAATCTGTCGATAAACCCAATTGTTGTTTTCAAAAACATAAACATATGGTGCTACTATGAGTGTACCATAAGGGTCAGTTGGCGACGATTTAGCACAATACATAAAGTAACCATCTGGTGCAAATTGTTGTGAAGCTGGTGGATAAAACCCATGTGGTTGGCCGTACATACCCATCACTTCCTTCCTATAAACTTTACTGTCCAGTTTATGAATGAAATTTTAATATGGTATTTTGTACATTTTTAAATGGGTCAATGTCCACAAAAGAAAAGCTCACCTATAATATCACCAAAGGAGTAAAGTCCTGAATTTTATCTTGGACCCCCTAAACCACATTTAAGAAAATAATAGCCGTTAGTCTTTTTTAGACTAATAGCCAAGTTAAAAATGCTCATATTTTTGCTCATAGTATTTTTATATTGTAATTAAGATTATTTAATAAATTAGAAAGAAAAGCGGTAATACCAAGGTTATTTTATAACGATTTTTTTGTATTAGACCCCTTCATGAATGGGCGGCATGATGTAATAAGATACGATTGAAGCTATCTTGTCGTCTGTACTAATTTTTTGATTTATCAGTCTCAGTAAATCGCGATTTGCAGGTGAACATTCAGTATATTTTCTATATGTCTATATTCAGCACACAAGACATATAGAATAAGGAGACATTTGGTGGTAAATTGGTGGCAACATTTATCATGCTGCCACCAATAACATCTGTCTAAACCATATTAATTTAAAAATAGAGCCTATTAAATCAATGTCTTCAAACTCAAACTGTTATAATCCGACTCACTTTCCTACCTTGACAGGGTAGTGGTCGCTGGTTCGAGCTCAGTCGGAATCATAGCTTAAACCCTTGCGCAGCAAGGGTTTTTTACTTTTTATAGGGGCTGTCGGTTTATTAATGCGGTATATGATTTAAATGGAAACCCAGGAATAAATATTGAGTTGAGAAGATAAAATAAAAACCCCATTTCTAAAGTGCAAAATGGGGGTATTTCTTAATATCATTTTAAGTTGCTGCTCTATCTGCGACCTTATAAGTGGACAGCTCAGAAAGAGCATATGAAGCGCTAGATACTCCAACAACGCCAAGCAAGAGCGCTAAACAAATTGCAATTTTACGTTTTTTCATTTAAATGTTTCCCCCTTTGAATTTGTTTGCGTGCTTCAATTGCCATTTGATAAAAATCGACCGCATCATGTCTGTCTTCTTTGTTGGTCAAAAAATCAGCAACAGCGTATTCTTCCATATCACCGTAAAGGTTTTTCTCTTTGAAGAACTTGAACACTTCTCTAAGTGTTTGTAAGTCGAATGATAAATAAAGACTTTTAACCAGTTTTAATTTCTCGGTTACTTCCTGGTTGTTGTGTCGGGCAGCAACCTTCTGACCTTCCTGGTATAATTCTAATGCAGTCTTTAAATCATTTTTCTTTGCTCTGACATATGCCAGGTTAAAAATCGCTTTGGACTCATAAATGTGTTTTCGATCCTTATGAATTTCATAGGAAATTTGAAAATATTTCTCATCATTGTCAAGTTATTCAAGGTAATTATAACATAATTCCACGTTAAAATGAGCTGAACCAATTAAATGTTGCTCCCCTATTTTTTAGCATCATTTAAGGCTTTTTCAGCTGTTTCTAAAGCATCCTCATAACACTGATAAAAGGACGATTATACATCATCCATCTTAGAGCCACTTCCTATCATAATTTTTATTTCGATGCTTCGTTTGGTAAAAGAGAAATTGATAAGCCAGAATTTTAATGATGGATTTCAATAAAGAATTTATAAGAATGCAGCGAATTAAAGTAAACATGACGGACAAACTTATAGGGAATAAAAAGAAGAAAGGAGGATGAAAATGAAAAAATGGCTGCAAATCATAAGCGCGTTGTGTCTATCCAGTCTTGTATTAATGGGCTGTAATAATGATCAAGACAATAATGATAATGATAACAATACTCCAGATGTTGAGGAGAACGATCAAGATAATAACGGCAACAACCAAGATACTGACGATAACAACGCTCCAGGTGTCGATGAGGATGATACCATCAATCAAGATGATGAAAAAGATAATGATCCTGATCCTGAAGATCCAGTTGAGGATGCTGAAGATACCGATAAAGATAGAAAAGACGAATAAGGAAACTGTACAAATCATTGTTTGAAAAAAACCCGCTCTCAGTTTAGAGGGAGGGTTTTATCTCTTTGCACTGGATTTTAAAGACTGGAACGAAAGCAAAACTAGAAGTAATAAAAGAAGCCCTTCTTACGGACCTATAGTGTTTAAGGTGATGTTATTTTTGCTCAGCGGCTTGTTTAAGAACCGCTGTTTATAAACTTAGTGTGTGCTATAAAATTCTCTTTTTTTCAGTTGTTTAAATACTCATCCAGAGCGACTTTCGGAGACTCTGTATCATGGAAAATGCTCATTCGGGTGATGTCCAATAGGATCTCTCGCAGAAGGCAGAAAAACTAACAGAAAACTGCTGAAGAAGTTGGAAAAATAAGCATTAAATCCTTTTCTGGATATGGTAAAATTTATGTTGGAGAATGAAAAAACACAATTCGGTTGGTAGTCCGGATGCATTCATTATAATGTCAGTAACCTTCCCCTCCTCGGGATGTCCATCATTCTTTCGTATCTTTTATGAGGAGGGAATCGTTATGAAATTAACGGTTTACTATGATGGCCAGTTTTGGGTAGGCGTCATTGAAGCAGTGAACAGTGGAAAGCTAAGAGCCTTTCGCCATGTATTTGGCAAAGAGCCAAAGGATCCTGAAGTATTAGATTTTGTTCATCACCAACTCTTACATACCATCTCCCAAACTGAGCAGGAAGGAGTCAGCTTAAAAGGCCAACCCCAGAAGAAGATCAACCCAAAAAGATTGCAGCGTCAGGTTTCAAAAGAAGTGAAACACGCGGGTGTGACTTCTAAAGCTCAAGAAGCGATAAAACTAGAGCTTGAAGCAAGAAAACAAAAGAAAAAGCAATGCACGAAAGAAATGCGAGAACATGTAAAAGAGCAGAAGTATATTCTAAGAAAGCAAAAAGCGAAAAAGAAGCATAGAGGTAAATAATTCAAAAAAAGCAGGGATAGGGCCTGCTTTTTTATGTTATAACGTAACTCCAATGCATAAAGTCTTTTGATTTATGGTCCAATGTAAACCCTAATTTCTTCAAAATATGTTGTGAACCTAAATTATCATGTTCACATCTTGCCGTAATGCGATTCACGATGTCTTGGCTTAATGCCCAGTTGATTAATTTTCGGGCAGCCTCCGCACAATAACCATTGCGGCGATGGCTTTTATTTGTTGCAAAACCGATTTCAATCATGCCGTTTGTGTCTGGATCGCCTAAAAATCCGGTTCCTCCAACAATTTCATGATTGTGCTTTTTTAAGATAAGCCATGAATCAAATCCTTTCGTTCCGTTGTTTTCAACTAATTTTTCACGGAAATAAGGTATGGCTTCAAAAAAATCAGGATCAGGCCATTCGCCATTTGTTTGATAACCCATATCTTGTATAGCCTGGTGATTTCGTTTAGATGCGGCGTCGAGAAGGGGAATATCAATCGTTCTTAGCAATAAACGATTCGTTTCAAGAAGAACCATATGGCTATCCTCTTTTCTTTTTACTGGAAAATCATAATAACATTATACAGAAAATGAGGAAGAACATTTTGTTTGCGAACATAAGGGGAGCAAACTTTCTGCCTCACTGCCTTGAAGACAAGAAATCACCTCATACATTAATCCAAAATGGGTAGGAAAAACGCTTGTGTCAAAGCAGCATTCCTACCCGTTTTTCTGTTTCTGCTAAAAACATTATTTTGTTACCTTTTCGCAATCAAATAAAGCGATAGGGCTCTTTGGGTTTGAACAGGATTATGAATGATAATGACCCATTGGTTTCTTCTCCTTGGAAAGCTTGCAATTGCATACAATGGAGCGGTATCACGCGGAGTAAAACCGCCATTTACCACGTTTATATCTCTTCCCTCGAGATAACAAACAAGGTATTCACCGGGATTTATGACCTGTTGGTTCGTCCATGCGTAAGAATAAAAGCCGTCTCCGAGATCCTCAGAGGCAGATGGCGGGATAAAGCCATCTACATTCAATGTGATTTCTCTTCTTCGCTGTCTTTCTGAAAAGTCTGGACTTCTTTGCGTGTTAGGAGTATGTGAAAAGTAAGGAATTAACGCAGGACCATAAAAATAATGATACAAAGCAACCACTCCTTAATTTTACATTCATACAAATTGTATGTTGCTGCATTTCGTTCATTCCTTTTTGTTTGTGTTTTGAATTTCTGAGGTTTTTCTCTTTTTGAACATGCAGGTTAGTAGAATATGTCTGTTTTCGGTGATAGTATTTTATATATTGATGATGTATTTTTAATGATTGATAGCGGGGGAATAGTATGGCGAAAAAAATGGCAAAAACCAATGCGGTTCGAATGGTAGAACAGCAGAACATCTCCTATGAGTTGTTAGGTTACGAAACAGAAGGCGGCCAACCGGCAGATGGCATCACCGTTTCTGAAAAAATCGGATATCCTGTCGAGTATGTATATAAAACTTTGGTGGCAACGGCAGGAGCAAATCGTTATTACGTCTTTGTTGTACCCGTTGCTGAGGAATTAGATGTAAAAAAGGCGGCCAAAGTAGCAGGAGAAAAGAAAATAGAAATGATTGCAATGAAGAAACTTTTAGAGGTAACTGGATATGTTCGCGGCGGCTGCTCACCAATTGGCATGAAAAAATGGTTCCCAACCTATATTAATGCAGCCGCTGAAACACTAGATTTTATCATTGTCAGCGCAGGAAAAATCGGCATGCAGCTCAAAATAGCGCCACAAGATTTAGCAAAAGCATGCGATGCCTCATTTGCAGAAATTGTATAGATGGCAGGCAATGAGAATATGAATATAGTGTAATCGAAGAAGCTTAGTCACATAGACTAAGCTTCTTTGGCATCTCGTTCAAATATGATTTCAAAATAAGCAGCTGATCCATACGCATCGATACTGGGAGCAAAAATCTGAACGAATTTCCAGCCTCTATTCGCATAGTCGTGGATGATTTGCTGGTAGTCTTCTTTAGGCCGTCTTCTCATTGTACTCAGTTCAACTCTAACGAATTCATACTCTTTCATCGTTTCATCCCTCCTATTAAGGTATACGTAAGAGTGAGGGGGATGTTCCAAAAATCTGGTAAAAATTGAACCGTAACAGTTTGTTTATTTCTCCGCCAAACCAATCATTGCCATATCGAGGCTTGCATAATTGCCGCATAACCCCTCAGGAGTTAGGGGAGCCATTGAACTTACGGATTTTGTTTTCATGATTCGTAAGTTTTCCGAACCTCGGATTCTGTGAAATGCAGATTTGGTAAGTTCTTAACACTAACCCTGCCTGACTGTCAGGGAATGCCATACCAAATTCCCATTGTTTTTCTTCATCTTAATAAGCATACAAACCGAACAAAATGATCAAGAAATCAAAAAGGCACTTCATCAGCAGTCCAAATGAATCTCTTTCTTATTAAATTTGACTGAGTAGATGAGTAAAAAAAGTGTGGCCAGAACATATAGAAGAGAGAGGATCATTAACATACTCATAACAGGATAGTGTTTAGCAGAATAGATGAAAAAATCAAGCTGAGAAATTTGCTTGGGACTGGTGATGGTATCAATTCCATTAAGGTGTTTTGAAATTTTAGCAGTATAGTTCCAATCAAATCGATCTGAAACAAGCTCGCTTCCTTGATACCAATTGACAGCGGCTAAAAACAGAAAAACCATAAAAGAACATCCAAGCTGCACAATGAAAAGCATGCCTTTCATTTTTATAAACCCCCAAATCATTGAACATAGAAAAAACCAAACAATATATTACCATGATATGGTTATTTGGTGCAATTACTCTTTCTGTTCTTACATGCTAGATAAAGACAAAGTCTATTTTTTTGTTTGTTTTTGGCTTATAATACCTGATGATGGAAAAAGATTTCGGTTTTATAGACTGGAGATTCAGATGTATTTTTTAGCAATTTTATTATTGTACTTTAGTTTACACCCGATAGCAGGCTGGGGGACGTACTGTCTTTTCGTTTATGGATTTATTTTTTCATGTATTGGTTTTAAGAAAAAAGTGCATTTTCCGATTCACTTATTAAGGATACTATTTATTTTTTTCATGCCAGTATGTAATGTTCTGCTGTTTTTATTTTCATTAGGAGAGAGTACAGCAGCAGACGGTTCAAGCTATCCGCCGCTTAGTTTATCGCAAAAGATCTGTTTTTTCTCGGAAGCAGTTTTCATCTGTTCGCCTGAGCTTTACAGATGGCTTAATAAAAAAACTGGGATTTCAATTAATCAAAACACCCAACGCTGAGGACACGGTTTGTATCAGGCTGGACTGTCCCTCATCATTTATTTTGTATTTCAGTAATCATTTCAAGAAAGCGATGGTATTTCATGAACAAAGAAACGCTAAAAAACATACTCATGATTTTTACAATATGCGCAAGCCTTCGAGAAACCGATGGTATGCGTATTGCTGATAGCTGGATTTTGAGTGAGATCGTCCGATTTTTGATTTGTATGGCTGTGTTTTTTGCCGTGACATGTCTATTAGAGGCTGTTTTACCAAACAAAAAAGGGTCACATTAATGTGTGACTCTTTTTGCATCATCTGATCAAAAACATGACAAATGAATCAATCATCATGATCAAAAACAGCAAGCAAAAATAAATGAGCGAGTAGACAAACATATCCTTTGCCCACTTCACGTCATCGTCTGTTTTGAATCCCTGGATGCTTTTTTTGATCCATATGCCTCCGAGGACCAAGGCAGCTAAGAAATAAAATGGGCTCAGATGGCCGGTGCCGAGAGAAAAAGGCAATAATAGCGTGACCGGCACCAAAACTGCAATATATCGGATCATTTTTACTTTCGTTATATGATTTCCTTTTACAACAGGCAAGAGCGGAACACCCGCCGCCCGATATTCCTCTTTGCGCCTGATTCCAATCGCCCAAAAATGCGGGGGCTGCCACAGAAACATAACCGCATACAACAGCACTGCCACCATACTGATTTCTCCAGATACGGCACAGTACCCCATCAACGGCGGCGCGGCTCCAGGAAAGCTCCCGGCAAATGTGCTCCACACAGAGGTTCGTTTCACCCATACTGTATAGATAATCGCGTACAAAATAAAGGCGGCCAGTCCGAGAAGGGCAGTTAATGGATTGAGGGAATACAGCATTGCAAGACCAGCGATCCCTAAAACGGAACCGTACGTTACAATCATGGCTGGCGACATTTTCCCAGTGACTGAGGCCCTGCTGCGGGTGCGTGCCATTTTTGCGTCCATATGCCGATCAAAAAAGTTGTTATAAACAGTGCCGGAAGCCATGACAAATGCGGTTCCAAGCATTGCTGTCACCATCGTCATCAAAAAGGCCATCCCTGATAATGGTTTATCTGCGCTTGCAAACGCGATCCAAAATCCGCCGAAGGCTGCTATTGAGTTTGATATGATAATGCCGGGTTTTGCAAGTTTAATAAAATCGTAAACTGTTACCCGGTTCGAAGCTTTTATGTATTTTGTTTCAGATATGGCTGCGGAATCTCTTGCATTCTCCAAAAATAGACGCCTCCCCCAAAACTCCATGCTGCTGTTATCGTAACAAGAGGGCTATGGAATCACAATTATTTCCTATATTTGTCATGGTATTGTCATTTTTAAAACAAAAAAATGGGGAGCTGGACTGCCCCCATTTTGGTAAAAGGCGCTTAATATCAGTAGCCGCCGCCGTATCCTCCACCATATCCTCCGCCATATCCTCCGCCGTAACCATACCAAGGGTAGTAAGGCGGGCGTGGGCGCGGGTAATAGTAAGGCGGACGCGGATAAAACGGATAGAACGGTCTTGGGTAATAATAAGGCGGATAAAATGGCGGTCTCGGACGCGGATAATAATAAGGCTGTCTTTCATCATAAGGTGTAATTTGTTCAAATGTCTGTTCATTTAAAGGAAAATCCAAGAGGAAAACCTCCCTAGTTTTTTTATTCTTTTTACCATATTCTTGATGTGGGAGTTGGGTGTATGTACATTCGTAAATTCGGATTTTTTTATGATGAAATCCCTGAAAAAGGATTGACAAGAACTTCTAAATCTCATAGTATTACAAATGTGAAATAAATGTTACTCTAACGTTACAAAAGTATTTCAAATAGATGCAGTTCTCATTGATGAAGGATAAATCGAAACGGTTATGAAAGAAGGAATTTGGGTTGTTCGTAAAAAGAATCAAATGGTTTCATATATTAATTGCAGTTGTATGTGTGGCAGGCCTTATCGGCTTTTTCCATAATTCATTAAAAAAAGAAACGGTCATGAATAAAGTGAAAACGGATTCTCAGTATGGGAATGTGGAGATCGCAACGCTTGTGAATGACGGGAAAACGTTCAATTACGCGGTCAACTATCCCGTTTTTAAAAATAAAAAAATGGATGCGGCATTAAAAAGTTTCGCAGAGAAAGAGGTTCGCCAATTTCAGAAGGAAACCAAAGACGCAGATCAAGAGCATACGACAAAGCGCAACGAATTAAATGTCGATTATAAAATTGTCCATTATGCCAAACAGACAGTAGCGATTGTATTTCATGAATATAAATATTTCGGCGGTGCAAATGGACAAAACGTGACAAAGACGTTTAACTATGATTTTAGTAAGCAAGCTTTTCTTTCAATTGATGATATTTTCAAAGAGGACGCTGACTATTTACATAAGCTTTCCCTAATCGCTTATCATGAGCTGAAAAAAGATAAAGCCATTGCTGCGGACGATGCGCTGTTAAAGGAAGGAACGGCACCGAAAAAAGATAATTTCAGCCGCTTTGCCATCAAGGAAGATTATATCGAATTTTATTTTGATACATATCAGGTCGCAGCAGGCAATCTTGGAGAGCAATCGATTGCCATTAAGAAAAG
Proteins encoded:
- the pdaC gene encoding peptidoglycan-N-acetylmuramic acid deacetylase PdaC, whose product is MFVKRIKWFHILIAVVCVAGLIGFFHNSLKKETVMNKVKTDSQYGNVEIATLVNDGKTFNYAVNYPVFKNKKMDAALKSFAEKEVRQFQKETKDADQEHTTKRNELNVDYKIVHYAKQTVAIVFHEYKYFGGANGQNVTKTFNYDFSKQAFLSIDDIFKEDADYLHKLSLIAYHELKKDKAIAADDALLKEGTAPKKDNFSRFAIKEDYIEFYFDTYQVAAGNLGEQSIAIKKSLLKDIVKEQYMDKAKNKNKIKEQKPKHEVISLPKEETIDPNQKVIALTFDDGPNPATTNQILDSLKKYKGHATFFVLGSRVQYYPETLKRMLKEGNEVGNHSWSHPLLTRLSVKEALKQINDTQDIIEKISGYRPTLVRPPYGGINDELRSQLKMDVALWDVDPEDWKDRNKKTIVDRVMSQAGDGRTILIHDIYRTSADAADEIIKKLTDEGYQLVTVSQLEEVKKQREAN